Proteins encoded together in one Nostoc sp. PCC 7524 window:
- a CDS encoding PspA/IM30 family protein, translating to MELIKRIVRVVNANLNSLLGSAEDPEKVLEQTVMEMQENLLLLRQGVAQAIATQKRTERQAASAQSTAEEWYRRAQLALQQGNEPLAKEALTKRHAYLETATALTNQIQQQNDIVVRLKQDMRTLELKISEAKTKKDMYIARARAAAASYKLQDMLSEVSATSSLSAFERMEEKVLQIEAQSEAISQLDSNDLEKQFASLATANDVDGELAAMKAQALEDANKTQPQQLPESQNSEKLGNP from the coding sequence ATGGAATTGATCAAGCGGATCGTGAGAGTAGTCAACGCTAATCTCAATAGTTTGCTAGGCAGTGCCGAAGATCCAGAGAAAGTTCTGGAACAAACCGTCATGGAAATGCAGGAAAACTTGCTGCTATTGCGCCAGGGAGTAGCCCAGGCGATCGCTACCCAAAAACGCACTGAACGCCAAGCCGCATCCGCCCAGTCAACCGCCGAAGAATGGTATCGTCGCGCCCAACTGGCTCTACAACAAGGCAATGAACCTCTAGCCAAAGAAGCCCTTACTAAACGCCACGCCTATCTGGAAACTGCCACAGCTTTAACTAACCAAATCCAACAGCAAAATGATATTGTAGTCAGGCTCAAGCAGGATATGCGGACACTAGAGTTAAAAATTTCTGAGGCGAAAACTAAAAAAGATATGTACATTGCTCGCGCTCGTGCCGCCGCCGCCTCCTATAAACTCCAAGATATGCTCAGTGAAGTTTCCGCTACTAGCAGCTTGAGTGCATTTGAGCGCATGGAAGAAAAAGTTTTACAAATAGAAGCCCAATCAGAAGCAATTAGTCAACTTGATAGTAACGACTTAGAAAAACAATTTGCCTCCTTGGCAACTGCTAATGATGTTGATGGCGAACTAGCAGCGATGAAAGCCCAGGCGTTGGAGGATGCCAACAAGACACAGCCACAGCAACTACCTGAAAGTCAAAACTCTGAAAAATTGGGCAATCCTTAA
- a CDS encoding PspA/IM30 family protein, protein MGLFDRIKRVVGANLNDLVSKAEDPEKMLEQAILEMQEDLVQLRQGVAQAIAAQKRTEKQYNDAQNEINKWQRNAQLALQKGDENLARQALERKKTYTETSTALKTSLDQQSTQVETLKRNLIQLESKLSEAKTKKEMLKARITTAKAQEQLQGMVRGMNTSSAMAAFERMEEKVLMQEARAQSAAELAGADLETQFARLEAGSDVDDELAALKASLAPATPPNQPQLPPQQEQQSTAPKSNEVVDSELEALRKQLDQM, encoded by the coding sequence ATGGGATTATTTGATCGCATTAAGCGAGTTGTCGGTGCAAACCTCAATGATTTAGTTAGTAAAGCTGAAGATCCAGAGAAAATGCTGGAACAAGCCATCCTGGAAATGCAGGAAGACTTAGTTCAGTTGCGTCAGGGAGTAGCCCAAGCGATCGCTGCCCAAAAACGGACTGAGAAACAGTATAACGACGCTCAAAACGAAATTAATAAGTGGCAACGCAACGCCCAACTCGCACTGCAAAAAGGCGATGAGAACCTAGCCAGACAAGCCCTAGAACGTAAAAAAACTTATACCGAAACCAGTACAGCCCTCAAAACTAGCTTAGATCAACAAAGCACTCAAGTTGAAACCCTCAAGCGCAACTTAATCCAGCTAGAGAGCAAACTTTCTGAAGCTAAAACCAAGAAAGAAATGCTCAAAGCGCGGATTACCACTGCCAAAGCCCAAGAGCAACTCCAAGGCATGGTGCGGGGGATGAATACTAGCAGTGCCATGGCAGCCTTTGAGCGCATGGAAGAAAAAGTCCTGATGCAAGAAGCCCGCGCCCAGTCAGCAGCCGAGTTAGCAGGCGCAGACTTAGAAACCCAATTTGCGCGGTTGGAAGCGGGTAGCGATGTTGATGATGAACTAGCAGCCTTGAAAGCATCTCTAGCACCTGCAACCCCACCCAATCAACCCCAACTCCCCCCCCAACAAGAACAACAATCGACTGCTCCCAAATCTAACGAAGTGGTTGACAGTGAGTTGGAAGCCCTACGCAAGCAATTGGATCAAATGTAA
- a CDS encoding efflux RND transporter periplasmic adaptor subunit, whose amino-acid sequence MSQSDNSQSSVPVDIENSTDDETQESSLVEAEKQSIPNPRWPVIVGIILVIAGGGFGWKWWQSSMAGNAPPGMAAGKPMGIPVKLATIETETLQESSVFVGSLEAPRSVVLSPEIDGRVSQILVKEGDRIQEGQVVVRLESDDVQAQLLQAKASLEQSRARLAELKAGTRSEEIAQARARVAQAQARLTDAQTGARPQEIAQAEAQIESAKSDLELAQSRAKRYEQLRKEGAVSQDVLEGYLREQRSAEARLRESQKRLEQLQKSRSSDITELEAALEQQRQNLRQLENGARPEEIAQARSQVTQAAAQVKAAEVQVRYTNVLAPFTGIVGDIPVRVGSFVSQGDQLTTLTRNSALELNISIPINQATQLRTGLPVQMLDAQGNPTATGKISFIEPNANANSQTVLAKATFSNGTGQLLNRQLVQAKVIWNERPGVLIPVTAVSRLGGETFVFVAQAPEKPQPGAPPLVAVQKSVKLGAIEGNNYQILEGLKAGDQVVVSGILNLTNGAPIMEGNRE is encoded by the coding sequence ATGTCTCAATCAGATAATTCTCAATCTTCAGTACCTGTTGATATAGAAAACTCTACAGATGACGAAACTCAAGAAAGCTCCTTGGTAGAGGCAGAAAAACAATCTATACCTAATCCTCGCTGGCCTGTGATTGTCGGCATTATCTTAGTAATTGCAGGTGGTGGTTTTGGCTGGAAGTGGTGGCAAAGTAGCATGGCTGGGAATGCACCACCAGGGATGGCTGCGGGGAAACCGATGGGGATTCCCGTAAAATTAGCGACAATAGAGACAGAAACATTACAAGAAAGCTCTGTATTTGTCGGTAGTTTAGAAGCTCCACGTTCAGTGGTATTGAGTCCAGAAATTGATGGACGAGTCAGCCAAATTTTAGTGAAAGAAGGCGATCGCATCCAAGAAGGCCAAGTAGTAGTTCGTCTGGAAAGTGATGATGTTCAAGCCCAGTTATTGCAAGCCAAAGCCTCATTAGAACAGTCCCGCGCCCGCCTAGCCGAACTTAAAGCCGGCACTCGCTCTGAAGAAATTGCCCAAGCCAGAGCGCGTGTAGCCCAAGCCCAAGCACGGTTAACAGATGCCCAAACAGGAGCGCGTCCACAGGAAATTGCTCAAGCAGAAGCACAAATCGAATCAGCGAAATCTGATTTAGAGTTAGCCCAATCCAGAGCCAAACGATACGAACAATTACGAAAAGAGGGAGCAGTTTCCCAAGACGTTTTAGAAGGATATCTCAGAGAACAGCGTAGTGCCGAAGCGAGATTACGGGAATCCCAGAAAAGGTTAGAACAACTGCAAAAAAGCCGTAGCTCCGATATTACAGAATTAGAAGCTGCCCTAGAACAGCAAAGACAAAACCTCAGACAACTAGAGAACGGCGCACGCCCAGAAGAAATAGCCCAAGCGCGATCGCAAGTTACCCAAGCCGCCGCCCAAGTCAAAGCGGCAGAAGTACAGGTGCGTTACACCAACGTCCTAGCACCATTCACAGGGATTGTCGGTGATATCCCAGTCAGAGTTGGCAGCTTTGTCAGCCAAGGTGATCAACTCACCACACTGACGAGAAACAGCGCCTTAGAACTGAATATATCCATTCCCATCAACCAAGCCACACAATTGCGGACAGGATTACCCGTCCAGATGTTAGATGCCCAAGGCAACCCCACCGCCACAGGTAAAATTAGTTTCATCGAACCCAACGCCAATGCTAATTCCCAAACAGTCTTAGCCAAAGCCACCTTTAGCAATGGCACGGGACAACTACTCAATCGCCAGTTAGTCCAAGCCAAAGTAATTTGGAATGAACGTCCAGGGGTGTTAATTCCCGTCACAGCCGTATCTCGTTTAGGTGGAGAAACCTTTGTATTTGTCGCTCAAGCCCCTGAAAAACCCCAACCAGGAGCGCCTCCATTAGTAGCTGTACAAAAATCAGTGAAATTGGGAGCGATTGAAGGTAACAATTATCAAATTCTAGAAGGACTAAAAGCCGGTGATCAAGTTGTAGTTTCCGGCATTCTCAACCTCACCAACGGCGCACCCATTATGGAAGGGAATAGGGAGTAG